Within Populus trichocarpa isolate Nisqually-1 chromosome 6, P.trichocarpa_v4.1, whole genome shotgun sequence, the genomic segment GGTTActggaagaaagagaaaagagctTAAACCATGATGAAGGCTAGCTGGCAGTAATGGAACAAGGTGCAATCAAAGCACATGAATGTGAAAGATTAAAAGGTGGGAGAAGGTGGAAGGACAATCTGGAGTGAGGACAACCTGGAGCATCTGTTACAATAACATGATTATGGGGGcacttaaaatttataattaggCTGAAATGTTTACATTCACAGAAGGAATACTTACATTCACAGGCCAATCAAAGCAGAAATGCTTAGTTTGCTGAAATCTCTCCATGTCAAAGTTTCTCACTCCACTGTCATTATTTGAAGCCATGAAATGAACTGCACCACTGCACAGCATTTGCTTCAAGTCAGATAGAATTAACAAATGGCACTGTCCCTTGACCAACATCTAAAGTAAAAAATGTGCAAAGAGGTGGAAGTAATGAAGAACCTGGGACATTCATAAATCTCAATTGCATTTGTGATGGCATTATCATCATAGGTCGTTCTGGAGCAGAAGCTAACACCTGGTCGATCCAAATACTGCATCCTCAACAAACAAGCAAGCAAACAACTCATTGGCCATTATATACAACATTCTTTCAGAAATAACCAAAAATACTCAACACATCGTAAACATCACAATCGCAACAGAAATGGCTATGGTAAGTTGGTTAATTACTTACAACTTTCATTTATATGCACCATGACCACCAATCAGAACAAGCACAAAAAAGTATGTATGGGCATAACAATAGAGAAAAGTTGGCAGATATATCAGACTTCTACATTTTCAGTTCATTCAATCAAGAAATTCTTTTTCTGATGAAAATGATTATTGAATAATACAATGCAACTTAAAAGTACTTACAGATGAAAAAGATTACCTTGCAAATTAGTTCTCCCTGGAACCCCCCAGCAATCAACAACCTATCCTTTACTGCCAGTGTACTAACTTGAGTTTGTGTGAATCCTTCTAAGAGGCTTCCCGGGTGTTTCTATCATACAAAGAAGTTATTACCGCAACttcacaaagaaagaaagaaaagcatttGACTATATTGTGGGATGTTATATTGTAAGACATCAAAAGATTTATATACCTCACAAGGTGCCACATGCCCAGAAACATTAAggacttcattttttttgcaaCTTAATGATGACCAGTGAACGATGGAGTAATGTGACATGAGGTAGACATCATGCTTTGATGTTGACCAAACCAAGTTTCGCAACTGCAATGCCAAAACAACAGTTTTCAAATACATAAAGTAGCCTTTTGAACAATATTCTTTAAAACCTttgcatttttagtttttttccgcATTCAAAACACTTCAAATGATCAAAAGTCTCTAAATTAGTTGACATCTAGCTCCTTTCTTCAATTCTTTGCATACTTATAAAATCTTAGCTTCCCAAAAAGTCTACTAGATTGGCTCCTAAGATACCGAAGTTCCAATAAATCCTGAGTTGCCAATCATTAGCTAATGTCTCAATACTATGTCCTTAAATCATCTCATCTCAGTCTTAAATAAGGAATCCATCAGCATCTCACCACCATCCAGCACCCCCCCCCAACCCACCAACACATGGAGATCAGACATCATGATTATGTAAGACAAGAAAATCTTATCAAGTAGATCatacaactaaaaaataattcaattcaagCTGATGGGACAAAAATATCAGCATACTTGGAAATGAAGGATTGTAGATTTCACTGATCTGGTGTTGTGCCAGAACTCATAAAACATCCCCCCTTTCTTAATAGGTTCGCATTCCTGGAGATGGTTAAAATAAAAGCAAGTGAGAAAGAAGGGTCAACTGTATCTAGTAGTCCAATAGCACCACAAACTAGGAGAAAATAGATTCTACCTTCTCTGAACTTTCTCCTGATTGAGGTACGTTTTCATAGTTCTTGTACTGCTCTAACCTAGTTTGTCGGTACTTCTCTCGGGAAATGCTCAATCTTTCCCAAGGAATTCCCTGGATATCCTTTCCCTTCCGAGCATCTGCAGCAGATGTATCCGTTATCTTATTATCCTGCATAACCAACAACCCACCCCCACCCAAGGGCcaaatgaaaaaagaacagaaaggtcACAAACAGGATCTGTCAATAAAACtgatagtaaataaataaataaacaacatatttttcatCACATCAAAAGCAAGAGTGCCAGATGATGTAATGGACAACAAAAGACCCATTCCACATTAATggcaaaaataacaaaaaaaaatgtggaaACTGATGTATGAATTGAACAAACCAAATGATcatattcatcatcatcatcatcatcctctgACTCTGAATCAGCCATGAATCTGCCATGAAAATAGACATCATCATCTACTTCTGCGATCTCATAGTCATCAACCACGTGATCCATTTCATCCCCTTGGTACTGGGACATAACCGATGATCAAATTTATAGCTGAGCCAACAGAAATGAAGGAGAAGGAAATCATGATTCTATTATATTTATTCCTCTTTAACAAATGGACTCAGCACATAAATGATAGTACTCTTATACATGCACCAAAGTGAACCACTAAAAAGGAAATACAGTAAAATTATtccaactgaaaaaaaaaaaacttcaaccaTTTAGATTCTTTAGACTGCTCTTTATGCTTCCCATTAACAACCTCCGATACACTCCCTTTACTCACTAGCAAACTCCTTTGAATCCAACAAACTTTAGGAAGAAAAATCCCAACTCGGGGAATcttaaaaacttgtcaaaacCTGAACTGAATATGAACAATCTCATTTGCCTAGAAAAGCTGCATCCAAAATCTATCTCAAAATGACAACTCTCTTGAAAGAAGGAGGAGTTCTTCGAAATATACACAAAGCCCAT encodes:
- the LOC7489180 gene encoding uncharacterized WD repeat-containing protein C2A9.03 isoform X1, with the protein product MSQYQGDEMDHVVDDYEIAEVDDDVYFHGRFMADSESEDDDDDDEYDHLDNKITDTSAADARKGKDIQGIPWERLSISREKYRQTRLEQYKNYENVPQSGESSEKECEPIKKGGMFYEFWHNTRSVKSTILHFQLRNLVWSTSKHDVYLMSHYSIVHWSSLSCKKNEVLNVSGHVAPCEKHPGSLLEGFTQTQVSTLAVKDRLLIAGGFQGELICKYLDRPGVSFCSRTTYDDNAITNAIEIYECPSGAVHFMASNNDSGVRNFDMERFQQTKHFCFDWPVNHTSLSPDGKLLVIVGDNPDGILVDSQTGKPIMSLCGHVDFSFASAWHPDGRIFATGNQDKTCRIWDARNLSKSVAVLKGNLGAIRSIRFTSDGQFMSMAEPADFVHVYDAKNGFEKEQEIDFFGEISGVSFSPDTESLFIGVWDRTYGSLLQYNRRRSYSYVDSLM
- the LOC7489180 gene encoding uncharacterized WD repeat-containing protein C2A9.03 isoform X2 codes for the protein MADSESEDDDDDDEYDHLDNKITDTSAADARKGKDIQGIPWERLSISREKYRQTRLEQYKNYENVPQSGESSEKECEPIKKGGMFYEFWHNTRSVKSTILHFQLRNLVWSTSKHDVYLMSHYSIVHWSSLSCKKNEVLNVSGHVAPCEKHPGSLLEGFTQTQVSTLAVKDRLLIAGGFQGELICKYLDRPGVSFCSRTTYDDNAITNAIEIYECPSGAVHFMASNNDSGVRNFDMERFQQTKHFCFDWPVNHTSLSPDGKLLVIVGDNPDGILVDSQTGKPIMSLCGHVDFSFASAWHPDGRIFATGNQDKTCRIWDARNLSKSVAVLKGNLGAIRSIRFTSDGQFMSMAEPADFVHVYDAKNGFEKEQEIDFFGEISGVSFSPDTESLFIGVWDRTYGSLLQYNRRRSYSYVDSLM